In Gammaproteobacteria bacterium, one genomic interval encodes:
- a CDS encoding DUF615 domain-containing protein — translation MPSGILTRIIVSTIPAFGQFNSNFLSSEQTMKKKVKAYTDDGYVIRPNKTALKREHQALQNWAKQFLAMKPEKLAKFMLPDDVQKSIALGRKLVGNAQDRHAKYVAKQLAELGLDTIEARAQQLQNQEALQQRFHSEAEQWCQRLLDAPEQTLSRFFEQFPWADRQQLRQLVRALQKSSKHDKIVEQLRDTIFHTLSQQTDWLNAL, via the coding sequence ATGCCCAGTGGTATTTTGACACGAATAATCGTTTCGACGATTCCAGCCTTTGGACAGTTCAACTCAAACTTTCTCAGTTCTGAGCAGACCATGAAGAAAAAAGTTAAAGCCTATACCGACGACGGCTACGTGATACGGCCCAATAAAACAGCGCTCAAGCGAGAACATCAAGCGCTTCAAAATTGGGCAAAGCAGTTTTTGGCCATGAAGCCCGAAAAACTGGCGAAGTTTATGCTCCCGGACGATGTACAAAAATCCATCGCGCTTGGTCGAAAGCTAGTAGGGAACGCCCAAGACCGCCACGCAAAATACGTGGCTAAGCAGCTTGCCGAGCTCGGTCTAGATACCATTGAGGCACGGGCACAGCAGCTCCAAAATCAGGAAGCACTTCAACAACGCTTCCACAGTGAAGCCGAGCAATGGTGTCAAAGGTTGCTTGATGCCCCAGAACAGACGTTATCGCGCTTCTTCGAACAATTTCCCTGGGCAGACAGGCAACAGTTGCGTCAATTGGTTCGAGCACTCCAAAAATCTAGCAAGCACGACAAAATCGTTGAGCAGTTACGAGATACCATTTTTCACACGCTGAGCCAGCAAACCGATTGGTTGAATGCGCTTTAA
- a CDS encoding ATP-binding cassette domain-containing protein has protein sequence MEQTAEEVIVDIRSMTFRRTDKIIFDDVTIKIPRGKVTAIMGPSGTGKTTLLRLIGGQLRPQSGDIIFDGQSIPSLGTSSLYEARKKMGLLFQSGALFTNMSVFDNVAFPLREHTDLPETIIRPLVLTKLQAVGLRGARHLMPQQLSGGMARRAALARAIALDPLMIMYDEPFAGQDPISMGVLVKLIRSLNDALGLTSIVVSHDVPEVLSIADYVYILAGGKVIGEGTPDEIHQSKQSQVKQFLDGLPDGPVPFHYPAPTLEEDLLGGAA, from the coding sequence ATGGAACAAACGGCGGAAGAAGTCATCGTCGACATCCGTTCAATGACCTTCCGAAGAACGGACAAAATCATCTTCGATGATGTCACGATTAAAATACCGCGAGGCAAAGTCACGGCCATCATGGGGCCTTCGGGCACAGGCAAAACCACCTTGCTACGCCTCATTGGGGGGCAGTTGCGCCCACAGTCCGGTGACATCATTTTTGACGGACAGTCGATCCCCTCACTGGGGACGTCCTCCCTCTATGAAGCCAGAAAAAAAATGGGGCTTTTGTTTCAAAGCGGCGCACTGTTCACCAACATGAGCGTGTTCGATAACGTCGCCTTCCCGTTGCGAGAGCACACGGATTTGCCCGAGACCATCATTCGCCCCTTGGTGTTGACCAAACTTCAAGCTGTTGGATTGCGTGGCGCGCGACACTTGATGCCACAACAACTTTCTGGCGGCATGGCCCGGCGGGCGGCACTCGCTCGAGCCATTGCTCTGGATCCGCTTATGATCATGTACGACGAGCCGTTCGCCGGACAAGATCCCATTTCCATGGGCGTGCTTGTCAAACTCATTCGTTCACTAAACGATGCACTTGGACTGACCTCGATTGTGGTGTCTCATGATGTGCCTGAAGTCTTGAGCATTGCTGATTACGTCTATATTCTGGCAGGAGGCAAAGTCATCGGCGAAGGCACGCCGGATGAAATTCATCAATCCAAGCAAAGCCAAGTGAAACAATTCCTTGATGGCCTGCCCGATGGGCCAGTGCCTTTCCATTATCCAGCCCCTACCCTAGAAGAAGATTTGCTTGGAGGGGCCGCATGA
- the mlaE gene encoding lipid asymmetry maintenance ABC transporter permease subunit MlaE — protein MITKKLEHIGRQTLERLAEAGRAGILLSRLLIGRPRPARAIRLFIEQLYYVGVLSLLIILVSGLFIGMVLGLQGYTILVKFGAESALGPLVALSLLRELSPVIAALLFAGRAGSALAAEIGLMKATEQLSSMEMMAVDPIKRIVAPRFWAGVVAMPMLSIVFSAIGIYGGYLVGVDWLGVDDGSFWSAMQNAVDFREDVVNGLIKSVVFGFVVVWIALFRGYDAEPTSEGISLATTKTVVHSSLAILGLDFVLTAFMFGELS, from the coding sequence ATGATCACAAAAAAACTGGAGCATATCGGTCGCCAAACCTTGGAACGACTGGCCGAAGCTGGCCGCGCAGGCATATTGCTTAGTCGCCTACTCATTGGCCGACCTAGGCCCGCACGCGCCATTCGTTTATTCATTGAGCAACTTTACTATGTTGGCGTGCTTTCTTTATTGATTATCCTTGTGTCCGGCCTGTTCATCGGTATGGTACTCGGCCTGCAGGGCTACACGATACTGGTTAAGTTTGGCGCGGAATCAGCACTTGGGCCACTGGTTGCACTCAGTCTTTTGCGTGAGTTGAGTCCGGTCATCGCTGCATTGCTGTTTGCTGGACGCGCTGGCTCCGCACTGGCGGCTGAAATTGGTCTGATGAAAGCCACGGAACAACTTAGCAGTATGGAGATGATGGCAGTGGACCCGATCAAGCGCATCGTTGCGCCGCGTTTCTGGGCAGGTGTCGTCGCTATGCCAATGTTATCCATTGTCTTCAGCGCCATCGGCATTTATGGAGGCTATCTCGTTGGTGTGGATTGGCTGGGGGTCGATGACGGAAGTTTTTGGTCTGCCATGCAAAATGCCGTGGATTTTCGTGAAGATGTCGTCAACGGCCTAATCAAAAGTGTCGTTTTTGGCTTTGTTGTCGTTTGGATCGCCCTCTTTCGAGGCTATGACGCTGAGCCAACCTCCGAGGGCATTAGTTTGGCGACCACGAAAACTGTGGTGCATTCTTCTCTGGCCATTTTGGGACTGGATTTTGTATTAACCGCATTCATGTTTGGAGAATTGAGCTGA
- the mlaD gene encoding outer membrane lipid asymmetry maintenance protein MlaD, which yields MESRNVQLSVGLFVVLAILALTMLALKASNLSHYSADATYEVKAYFDNIGTLKLRAPVKVGGVTVGRVSKIELDVKLMRPLVTLAIDRKYRFPTETSAAILTAGLLGEQYISLLPGGNDEQLEPGDFIEDTQSAIILEDLIGQFLFSKDTDQSL from the coding sequence ATGGAGTCACGAAACGTACAGCTTTCTGTCGGGCTGTTTGTGGTACTCGCCATACTGGCCCTGACCATGCTTGCACTCAAGGCAAGCAACTTAAGTCACTATTCCGCTGATGCCACCTACGAAGTCAAAGCCTATTTCGATAATATCGGCACGCTCAAGTTGCGGGCGCCAGTGAAAGTGGGCGGCGTCACCGTGGGACGGGTGTCTAAAATAGAGCTAGACGTCAAACTCATGCGTCCGCTTGTGACACTGGCCATCGACAGAAAATACCGGTTCCCTACTGAAACAAGTGCCGCCATTCTGACGGCTGGCTTACTTGGCGAACAGTATATCTCACTGTTACCTGGCGGAAACGACGAACAACTCGAACCGGGCGATTTTATTGAGGACACACAATCAGCCATTATTCTGGAAGATCTGATCGGGCAATTCCTGTTCAGCAAAGATACAGATCAATCGCTGTAG
- a CDS encoding ABC transporter substrate-binding protein, with translation MEKQLMKRAILFLLLTSFAVFNALSLAQEQEDPVKFLQTLTNGLIQELNARKAELKKDPGIILDIINRRVMPNIAAKTIARKVMGRHWRAATDEQKEKFTTEFTTYLKRYYAKAFLSYDDQQLRYDEKAKWLSPKSVLVRSELIQKDKAPVEIRYRLTRGKNGWLITDIVIEGVSLVISNQRQYDGLIRREGLDTVIAKLAFANNRPFGEQ, from the coding sequence ATGGAGAAGCAATTGATGAAACGTGCCATTTTGTTTTTGTTATTGACCAGTTTCGCTGTATTCAATGCGTTGTCCCTTGCGCAGGAGCAAGAGGACCCGGTCAAATTCCTGCAAACATTGACCAATGGCCTGATTCAAGAATTGAACGCGCGCAAAGCGGAACTTAAGAAAGACCCAGGGATAATTCTGGATATCATTAATCGCCGCGTCATGCCAAATATCGCCGCCAAGACCATAGCGAGAAAAGTTATGGGTCGACACTGGCGAGCGGCGACTGATGAACAAAAAGAAAAGTTCACAACAGAATTCACGACGTATTTGAAGCGCTACTACGCCAAAGCGTTCTTATCCTATGATGATCAGCAATTGCGCTACGATGAAAAAGCGAAGTGGTTGAGCCCGAAAAGCGTGCTGGTGCGGTCGGAACTGATACAAAAAGATAAGGCGCCGGTAGAAATTCGCTATCGTCTGACGCGCGGCAAAAACGGTTGGTTGATCACCGACATCGTCATAGAGGGTGTCAGTCTTGTCATCAGCAACCAACGTCAATATGATGGCCTGATTCGCCGGGAAGGCTTGGATACCGTCATTGCCAAGCTTGCTTTTGCCAACAATCGTCCCTTTGGCGAGCAATGA
- a CDS encoding STAS domain-containing protein, with translation MMIDWKNQDGVCWLAGELSKSTASQLWHNRRQLLRDTDILELSDISKVDSAGVALLIALTAWAKQEGRDLKLSNPNENLLTLARVGDAIKVLRFIETKTSA, from the coding sequence ATGATGATTGACTGGAAAAACCAAGATGGCGTCTGTTGGCTGGCCGGTGAACTCAGCAAAAGTACGGCCAGCCAATTGTGGCACAATCGTCGTCAATTACTCCGTGACACCGATATTCTCGAACTGAGTGACATCAGCAAAGTTGACAGCGCGGGTGTCGCATTGCTCATTGCCTTGACGGCTTGGGCCAAGCAGGAAGGGCGAGATCTCAAGTTGTCCAACCCAAATGAAAACTTACTGACGCTCGCCCGTGTTGGCGATGCGATTAAAGTGTTGCGATTCATAGAAACCAAGACATCTGCGTGA
- a CDS encoding BolA/IbaG family iron-sulfur metabolism protein: MMQSTIENRIRAELSPTHLHIESDGSHYKIIVVSESFAGQRRLQREQRLNALLQDLIASGDIHAVTYVLRTPEEYEKDSRFGTL, encoded by the coding sequence ATGATGCAATCTACCATTGAGAATAGAATTCGCGCTGAACTTAGCCCGACTCACCTGCACATTGAGAGTGATGGCAGTCATTACAAGATCATTGTGGTCAGCGAGAGTTTCGCTGGTCAACGACGGCTGCAACGAGAACAAAGGCTCAATGCCTTATTGCAGGATCTGATTGCTTCTGGCGATATCCACGCCGTCACCTATGTGCTCCGCACGCCCGAGGAGTACGAAAAAGACAGCCGATTCGGAACCTTGTAG
- the murA gene encoding UDP-N-acetylglucosamine 1-carboxyvinyltransferase: MAKLKVTGNGPLSGEIRASGAKNAALPILMAALLTDEPMHISNVPHLNDVTTTLELLGRLGCDVTINEKMGLEICASSVNTYQAPYDLVKTMRASILVLGPLVAKHGVADVSLPGGCAIGARPVNLHIEGLMAMGADIEVSGGYIHARAPRGLKGAHIFLDTVTVTGTENLMMAATLAKGTTVIENAAREPEVIDLGHCLQAMGAQIEGLGTPTIVVQGVERLNGAHHSILPDRIETGTYLVAGAMTGGHIKVRETAPHTLEAVLHKLEEAGAYIDHGADWISVDMRGRRPKAVNITTAPYPGFPTDMQAQFSALNAVAEGTGIITETIFENRFMHILELQRMGADAQIKGNAVIIKGVPSLSGAEVMATDLRASASLVLAGLVATGDTIIDRIYHIDRGYECIEEKLQQLGGRVVRISH; encoded by the coding sequence ATGGCAAAACTGAAAGTGACCGGGAATGGTCCGCTATCGGGCGAGATACGCGCCTCCGGTGCCAAAAATGCCGCCCTTCCCATCTTGATGGCCGCATTACTCACTGACGAACCGATGCATATCAGTAATGTCCCGCACCTCAACGATGTCACGACCACACTTGAGTTGCTCGGGCGATTGGGTTGTGACGTGACCATCAACGAGAAGATGGGATTGGAAATTTGCGCCTCTTCTGTCAACACCTACCAAGCCCCCTACGATTTGGTCAAGACCATGCGCGCATCTATCTTGGTACTTGGCCCTTTGGTGGCTAAACATGGCGTGGCAGACGTTTCCCTGCCTGGGGGATGCGCTATTGGCGCCCGTCCCGTCAATTTGCATATTGAGGGGCTAATGGCCATGGGGGCCGATATTGAAGTCTCGGGCGGCTATATCCATGCTCGCGCGCCCCGAGGGCTTAAAGGAGCACATATTTTTCTCGACACGGTGACCGTCACTGGCACAGAAAACCTGATGATGGCCGCCACGCTCGCCAAAGGCACAACCGTCATCGAAAATGCCGCCCGTGAACCGGAAGTGATTGATCTTGGGCATTGTTTGCAGGCCATGGGCGCTCAAATTGAAGGGCTTGGCACACCCACCATTGTCGTACAGGGCGTGGAACGCTTAAATGGCGCGCACCACAGCATTCTTCCAGATCGTATTGAGACCGGAACTTACCTCGTCGCCGGCGCAATGACAGGGGGACACATTAAGGTGCGTGAGACCGCACCGCACACCTTAGAAGCTGTGCTCCATAAATTAGAGGAAGCAGGGGCCTATATTGACCACGGAGCAGACTGGATCTCTGTTGATATGCGAGGCCGTCGCCCCAAAGCCGTCAACATCACCACAGCCCCCTACCCAGGCTTTCCCACAGACATGCAAGCACAATTCAGCGCGCTCAACGCTGTGGCTGAAGGGACCGGAATTATCACTGAAACAATCTTTGAAAACCGTTTTATGCACATTCTTGAATTACAAAGAATGGGGGCAGACGCTCAGATCAAAGGCAACGCGGTGATCATTAAAGGTGTACCCTCCTTATCTGGTGCCGAAGTCATGGCAACAGACTTGCGCGCCTCAGCGAGTCTCGTGCTGGCTGGTCT